CTTGGTGGAGTTATACGTCGTCTAGGAGGCAGTCTCCAAGAATAACCTAGGTGCAGTGAAACACGgcggcgggagcacctgcaaaaagcactccgacgctcaagtaagtGTGTGAATTATAAGAGATGAAAGTAATGAATTAGAGTGAACTCTGTAACCTGTTTTCTTCTGAGCTATTTGGTCTCGTTTTATAGATAAGCGTAGTGTTGTCTTCTGTTTTTTTGTTCCGATATTATCGGTTTAGATAGCAAGTTCCGTTGTTGTTGGTAACGGCTGGGAAGTGGGTTTTGACTTGTGTGTGATTGTGCTCAGGTTGTGGCTTCTGTTCAGCTAGTTTGTTCTCCGATTTTGTGGTCGGTTAGGATAATGGGATTTGTTACCGAGCTTCTCGGGGTACACGTCAATaccgatagagaatatattttaaagtacaaaaaatatgtgtattttttactaatgaagtggtcaattcttcgtatcataaaattcatcgataatagaatctgtgtcaaagttttcaacaattttcttttcaatataattaaaagacaattagtaaaaaatttatctttcattttatttatgaGTTATTCTTTACAATATTCATAACTGAAAAAGATCTCTTAATTATAGCAGGTTAAAGTTTGAAACAGAaagaattaataccaaatgaattaAGAAAGATAgtcacaaaaagaaaaaaaatccactttataaaatttaaaaaattttaatgttaTATTAATATTACAAAACTGTTACCGTGTTTTCATTGTTTTAAGTGAATTGTTTTCAAATTTTACTAAACACAATGAAAACATGAATTTAACGTTATCAGAAATTTCATCTTATTCAAAAAACATAttctaaaattgttttaaaaaaataaatcaaatatgTTTTCACTCTTGTTTTCTTATTTAAGTGAGAATGAAAAGTTGAAAACAGAAAATAGACAAACTAAAGGCACCTTAAAtgtgtttcaatttttttaaatgatagaCACTTAGAAATTATTTTGTATGCATATTTTGCAATAATTGAATGAGCAGCACATAGTTATTAGTTTTGCTAGGATAGTCAAAATGTGTTAAACTCGTTGTGTCAAGTGTCAACATATTTATctgtttaaataaaaaaaaaaattgccttTAAAATTAGGGGAATACTATTatgcttttttttaaataaaaaataaattactcATATGATATATAtagtatttataattataattaagttgAATATTAACCATAATAATTAGATAtatgttttctatttttctttctctctcgtGATTATTAATTTAGTTTAGCACCACCAGtttatggtggtggtggtgatggctgTCACCGTCGAAAAAATCTCTTAACGGTGAATTCACAAACCCATCAACAAGGTGCATACGTATTCAGCTCGTACACGTGGCAATATTTGTGCTACCGACTACCGAAATATGGAGAATCTCTACTACATAAGCACAACTCCTTTCTAACCTCAGCGTACATCCACTCTGCCTCCTCCACCTTCTCCTGTACGGTGATAACATCTTCGAAGTTCACTATCTGCAAAATTTGTGTCCCATAAAAGTGATTAAATTCTTGTGCATAATTGTCACCTCATCTTGCAAATCCTATTGTCTGCAATTGAATTCAACTTGATCTCCACCTCATCGACAACAATGTTTTTAATCTCATGTGGATCCGAATCTATCATCCCTTGAAACTTGTATTTGACATCATCAACAACAATGTCTTTAACTGTGTGTATGACTTGAGGATCCGAAGAATCTTTTCAAATGTCTTTACGACTTCTATCATCACGAACCATAAGCTCTCCTCTACCTTCAAGTGCATCAATTGCATTCCTAAATATCTATTCCACTTCATAAAACTCATTTAGTGAAATCACTTTtaatatatatatcataaaagATAATTTACCCTTATGTTAGAGAAGATATGATAGAATTCACCTTAAAATTAAATCTGTTTAAAGTTTGGATTAAATAGACTAAGTTGATTAACCTATAAAAATAACAGTTTAAATGGACAAGTTCCTAGGTTAAATGGAAagaatgtttaatttttttttttcatttttcgacAAAAATGTAGTACTTTTTTAAAtagtttttctattaaatccaaAGATGTGATCTAATATAATAAGATTTAGTTTTTTTAATTGTGAGTAACTTTAACATAACATTAAAATTTGACagtacaaaatatttttaaaatcaataatgttatgtatatattaaaaaaaatttaattttgatacttgttagtgtaaagtagttttacacgttACATAACatcacatcaataaaaataattactttttatattGATAGCATAAATAGTCATCTAAAAGAATAGATGTAATTATACAACCgtgtgcatcaaaattaaattcgatAAAAAATTAGTTAGAAAATTTTTTACTCATATAAAATATATANNNNNNNNNNNNNNNNNNNNNNNNNNNNNNNNNNNNNNNNNNNNNNNNNNNNNNNNNNNNNNNNNNNNNNNNNGTAAGgattcagtgcttaattctatgttccctgcttttattAGCTATCTTTTTacaagttttcttttttttttttttttttttttttttttttgtattttctcctTTTCGTCTTTTCTATTGCTGTCTTTGTCCCTCATTCTGATGCTATAGTTGCTTATGCAGTTGTTCCACTATGATTGTAGTTTATATAATAACCTATAATTCATATACAAAAACATAAACACAAGATTAAACAGACTTTTCCTTCTAGCCTTGAAAACATGCAATGCTTCATACGCAGCATATGCACATATATATTTTATAAGTAGTTTTACATAAATTTCACATCACTAACAATTAGTAGTACTAATAATAATACGTAATAAAGATTTTCTGTTTTCTAAAAGCTTTACCATGATTCATACGCTAACCTTATGGATTAtgagaaaaaagaaataaaaaaaaagacgacgaagaaaaaaaaaatgataacaatgataaaaaaagaaaaaattttaaattatacaaaatttattAAANNNNNNNNNNNNNNNNNNNNNNNNNNTTCCGCCCCGCCTCTTCTAAGAATCCGTCCCACTAAAAACCTGTCTCAGTGCGGAGCAGGTAATTACCCGCTCCAAGCGGGTAGGGACGGAGTGGATACTCGCGGATTCGGTAGGTATTACCATCCCTAATGACAACGACAATGATAACGATTAAGAAAGAGAAgggcaaaaaaaaaatgaagagaataaaaaaaagaaagaggagaaaaaaaatatatggatgaattattaaatttgtatatatattatttcttcttctaatatgtatataatatttttgttttaaaattaataGTATAATTAGATATTATTTAAATGTTgtctttttttcaatttttagaaaaaaaataaaaaacaaataacttCTCTAATTTTTTGATAATTAATACGTAAAAATgagtatttaaattaattaaataataataaatctctaaaaaaattggaaaaaggcTGAATTTTAAAgaataagtaattttttttctaattaccAAACAGAAACAATAATCAAATTGATTGTAATACTTTTTGGCCATATCAACGTGCCTAACTTGAATAAGTATTTAAAATTGAAAGACTAGTTTAATCTTTAAATATGGAAGAACTGATTTAATTGTGTATAAAAATTGAGAGAATATTTAAGTAAGTTTAGAGTGAGAAGCGGGTCTCTCTCTACCCTCACGCGCCTGGCACGTACACCTGAAAGGTTCAGTTTTACCTTGAAGAGTGCACAGTAGTTCCTTGGCTTCCTCATTCTTCAAAGCACACAACATATtggagaaagaaaaaaacaaattagGGTTTCCCATTTGCGGAGATGGCACTGTGCAGCCGAATCAGATCGGGAATTTCAGTCTTCAACAAATTAGCGTTCGCCGCTTCCCAGAGATCCACTCTCCAACGATCTCTCATTGCCCCTTCCAATTCCCTGGTGAGTNNNNNNNNNNNNNNNNNNNNNNNNNNNNNNNNNNNNNNNNNNNNNNNNNNNNNNNNNNNNNNNNNNNNNNNNNNNNNNNNNNNNNCCGtctgatttttatttatttattttttaaaaagaaatttttttaatatatattttatctgTTACCTTTGATTTGATTCGTAACAGTCTGATTAATTTTTCATGAATTCTTTGTAATctgtttttatattttgttgcGTTGAGGCATGATTTTGAAGTAAAAGAACCTCCTGCTTTTTGTGCCTATTGATAACTTGTACTGTGTTGTTTGTGCTGAGGTTTTATACTGTTGCATACTTGTTCATTTCATGTTTCAGGAATGGTTTTTATTGGCCGCATTtaagtgtttattttatttttaataatttgttCCCCTATCATGATATGCTTTCAGGTCTCTAGAGGTTATGCCAATGTGCCAGGGGCAAAGGAAGATAAAGTTAAGGTAATTGGACATATTGTTTGTGTCATTATTCCTTAATACACTTCAGCCTGATGTAGAAGAAATTGTGCTTAGACTGTGATtgatagaagaagaaaatatgaacTTATAACTGATTGAATATGAATCTAAATTCAATGAATTTTCACTTAGTTAGTTGTTATGTTTATAATCTAAATTCAATGAATTGTTGATTTATATTTCATTTAGGTCAGATTGAATTGTTCAAAAATTTTTTGTTTCATCCTTGAGCCACCGTGCTTGTTATTGATGGGTTAAGAATTTTTGTCTTATTATTTCTTGATTGCATCTATAGGTGCCACTGGCTATGTTTGGTGGCTCTGGAAACTATGCCTCTGCTTTGTATATTGCAGCAGTGAAAGCTAATTCAGTCGAAAAGGTTGAGTCCGAGATTCTTCAGTTTGTTGAGGCAGTTAAGAACAGTACTAAAGTTTCCCAGTTCATAAGTGACTTGTCTGTGAAGAAAGATATTAGAGTAAAGGTTATTGAAGACATTGCTGGTCAATCTAAGTTTTCTGATGTTACAAAGAACTTCCTTGGTATGTTTGCTTCCTATGGTAGTATATTTTGACAAACATAATTGTTACGTATACATAATTACATTTCTAAATAAATTCTGGATTACTTTTATATTTATTGTTTGAAACATATTGAACCAGAGAAGTTAGTACATCAGATTTTCCTATACAGACTTTTGGTGATTCTcttgtgtttttagtttttgacgcCTGTGCATCTTTTATGGGTTCTCATCCACTCACATATTGTGGGAAAGGGATAATATACATTTTATGGATAAACATATTGAATGCTTGTTTTGCATTTTGAGCTTCTTTGATTCtcttttctccccctttttgTTTTTGCTACTATGAAGGATTCTCCTattcattttgtttttaattttttgccTCAGAAAATTTTGTCTAAGGGTTTATAGAGCAAATTTAACTGAGTAGTTGCCTCTCAGGCATGCAAGCAAAATGTAATGAATTAGGAAGTATTCCAGGCTCTTATACTTGTTAACAGCTAACAATATTATAAGTCTCCTCAACTATATTTTCTATAGCAATTACACCAACACGCCAAACAAATTATTCAATAAAATGTCACCCAACACCCCTATCATATTCATATTTTGTTTATCACTTCCCTTTAATCCTTGTTAAATTTCCTACTTGAATAATGTTTCATTTTAATTGTGTTTGTAATCGTACAtattttattatcaaatttttTTAGCCAGTTCTTCTCGGGCATTATTACATTCAGATTATTCTCATGTTACTAGACCACATACCTCGTGTTAGTCATTCAATTCTTCTATTAGATTTTATGCCTCTGGCTTCATTTATTGCATTCATAAGTGATTAATTGAACTCCTTGCTCAAAACATCCCCAACTTTGCTGTCCTTTCAATGCTGGAAATAGACTGCTTCTTCATGGGTTGCGGAAATTAGAGCTTTTATTCTAGCACAATAGCATTAATAAATCTGGCCTTTGAATTATTAGGGATCAGTTTATACTAGTGCTAGGAAATATGAATTATGTTCTATGAGCACCCTTTTATTTGGGTCTTAAGACTGACCTTTGTGTGTTATTGAGCTTCACAAATTATGCTGCATTATGACTGTCTTAATTCTCAGATTAATTCATTTATCTTAGTATAAGGTGGACATAAGAGTTTTTAGATATGGTGATATCATAAAAAGTTTTATTTTTGATTTACTATCTTATTTTCCCATATGAAATATGAGTATGATACCATTATGCAATAATAATTTTATCTTAGTCATCAAGTGATAGACATCACGGTACTTTGATGTTTGCTTCTTGTTTCCTGGGAATTTCATCAGCTTCTTGGCTGTCTCTTTTAATACTTTGAGACTTCATTTATCTGAGTTTTGGCAAATGCTACACCATTTTTTCAGACATTAAAGTTTATtgattaatttatcttttttttaaagtcCTTGTCGCTGAGAATGGGAGGCTTAAAAACATTGAAACTATTGCAAAGAGGTATAGGGAGTTGGCAATGGCATACAAGGGAGAAGTGAAAGCCATTGTGACAACAGTGATTGTAAGTAGTACTTCTTTTACGATTAGTTTCTGGCTAAAAGGAAATGCAACATACTACATATATGTACTCTGCATTGCTGAATTCATTTCCTTTCGCATCAGGAGGATTGGATTATGTGTTCTCTAATAGAATGAACTTTATTGGATAAAATGGATACTTTCATGTAATTTCTGTCGTCAATATGTGTTCTTTATTCCATATGCATAATAATTTGAGAACATTGTTACTATCTTTCTCTGCTAGGTAGTTTCATGGTCTTTTTGCATCTGTATTTGTATCTCTATTTATGTATCTTCCTCAGAAAATTAATTCGTTGATTATATTTTACCATAATTGTCttattgattatatatatatatatatgttctacGCACGTTATTTTGGTGTTACTGGGATATATTCAGAGAAAAGTTTGTTTGTGATTTGATCTAATGCTATCTCATAAAACCACTTTGTGAATAGTAGTTGCATGTTCTAATtctaattttctatatttttgttccAGCCTCTTCCTGCCGAGGAAGAGAAGGCACTGAAGGAGACCCTTCAGCAGATGTTAGGCACTGGGGCAAAGGTTCATCTTGAGCAGAAGGTATCAGCGNNNNNNNNNNNNNNNNNNNNNNNNNNNNNNNNNNNNNNNNNNNNNNNNNNNNNNNNCCTCCTTCCTCTCTCCCTTTCAAATTTTCCTCTTCTGCAAAGACACAGAGAAATTGGTACCTTGTACTTTTGAGACTATATATGATATGTTTCTAATGAACTTTGGGGAAGATAAGATCTTAGCACAGTATGTGATTGAATTtctcttttttaaatattttatttataatcaGAATCAATTTTGTATTTGaaagatatttatttttaaaaaaaattgtacctAAAATGAAATTCCTACCCTTTTCCTAAAAGCAGTAAAATGATTATATTTTAAGAATCTTATCCATACAATCTGAAAATATTTAGAAGTTATACTTTTCAAGCACTTGCAGAAGTAGCACAAAACCCCCCGTATTGCCTTCTTAATTCAGCTCATCATTTTTCTATTTGTTTCCTTCTTTCTCCCAGATTGATCCAAGCATACTTGGTGGATTAGTGTTGGAGTTTAGTCAGAAGGTCTTTGACATGTCTATTAAGACTAGGGCGCAACAGATGGAGAGGCTTCTACGAGAGCCCATCAGTATTGCTGACATATAGAAGACAACAATTTTCTCCTGAAAATCTGTGTCAGCATGATTTAATCAAGTATCAAATTCTTGTTTAGTATAAAAAAATGAGTGGATCTGGATTTGTTTGGGATGGAATGCCATCATTTTGCAAATAAGAGCTACCTCTTTTCCAGCTTCCTGTTATGCTTAATTGTCATCTCAATGTGTTTGAAATTTGAATGCTATTTGATTTTATTTGGACTTCTGAGGTGTTAATTAGTTCACTGGTATTAATTTGCTTCACTTTGATGCTGGTGAATATATCTTCCTGGCTTAAGATAAAAGATGTAGCTGTGGCCGTTGGCTAGCTGATGATTCAGAATAAGATCCAAagaaaattttgataattttgagtttttaatctgtatttggaccattttctgTATTTCCATGGTTTTACTATTTTAAATAATAGTATAACTATCACAATCAAGTTCATTGGCAGCAAGTGCTGGATTTAACTAGAGCCATCTCTAGGAAATTTGGCTAAAGAATGCTAACAATCCGCCACCCCATTAAAAAAGAGAAATTCTTATGGATATTATTGAGGCATCGGTGTTAATTTTCATAACAACATAGTTAAGGAAGAAAGACAAGGTATAATGTAAAAGGATAAATGAATGGTTATAATAATCAAATGTGAAGTAAGAGTTTCGTATTTTATATGGCATCGTCTTGCATGATAGTCCTTCCATAAGACGATCTTATGGCAATTCATCTTCCAAGCTAGGCAGGTCCATTTAGTTGTCCTTCAAACCAGACTCGAATCAGCACTCTAGCACCACAAGGATTGAAGGTGTTCGTACCTGGCTGGCAATATGTACTCAAAGAGAAATCGAATTTTCGAGGTGAATTGTTTTTTACCAGGCCGGGTGAGCAACCTGTAAAGGCACTCTGAAACTTAAGTCAGTAGTACACTTGTTAGGAATTGAGTGTGTTGTCTTTACCTGCTTTTGGAGCCTCCGTTTTATATGTTTTCTAAGTATCCGTTGAGTATTTATTGTCGGATATACGTTTATATTGCTTGCTATCTGTTTTACCGATCTGGCGTTgcatttgtgattttttttacgTAACGTTGGTAACGCATTGTTTATTGTAGCTGGAATCTCGCTACTTGTTATTGTCCATAACAGTGCCCCAATTCGGGTTTCGTGATTTTGCAACTTGTCAAGTATTCCCAAGATTGATGGACCAGACCCTTTTTTTTGGGCCTTTTGAGGGGTTTCTTTTTTAGGCTTTTTGGGAGCAAAAAAACCTCTTTGAAAAAACCGTTCATTTTCTTCAAATGGTTTTTACTTCTCCTTGGTTCATGAACCGTCACccactctcttttctctctccatCAATCAATCAATTTAATGAAGCATTAATTTCTCATAAAATAGCTAGTTCCACTTTCCTTCACTTCATTTATCCTTTTCATATTCGCATTTGCTTCCTGGAGAGAAGAGAGGgatttttttgcttctttctttgCTCTGCTAGAAGCTCTCTGGACATTCGCAACCTTTAtttctcatttctttcttcttgcaGCGGCTATCATGTTCAGGTAAGAGTTTTTCATTTTCTTCACACCCTCGTTCTTATTTTGCTATGCCCTATAACTTGGTGAGATGCATGTAATTGCTCTTAGAGTGTGATATTTCCTTTAGCGGTTAGTGTCTTTTTGTTGCCCGTTGCTTGTTTTTGGACAGTTTTTAGTTTTGTGGTAGTTGTCGTAGTGGGGGTACTACTATTAGGTTTTGGTTTTCTTCCCTTTGAGGTTTGGATAGCGTGTAAGGTTCTTACTTGTGagatttttgatggtttaagATAGAAAATCTTCTTTCTGTAAAATGGAGAAGGAATTTCCCTTTTGTGACATAGTGGTGGTGCCCCTGTAGGTATACCCGAGGTGCTGAGGAAGAAGGTGGTTGCCTCTCACTAATGGGTTAGAACGTCATCTTCTGGGCTAGCTCCCCAACCTCCCCAACGCGCGGGTTAGCAGCGCTTTGACCTGTACTCAT
The DNA window shown above is from Arachis ipaensis cultivar K30076 chromosome B08, Araip1.1, whole genome shotgun sequence and carries:
- the LOC107613461 gene encoding ATP synthase subunit O, mitochondrial, yielding MALCSRIRSGISVFNKLAFAASQRSTLQRSLIAPSNSLVSRGYANVPGAKEDKVKVPLAMFGGSGNYASALYIAAVKANSVEKVESEILQFVEAVKNSTKVSQFISDLSVKKDIRVKVIEDIAGQSKFSDVTKNFLVLVAENGRLKNIETIAKRYRELAMAYKGEVKAIVTTVIPLPAEEEKALKETLQQMLGTGAKVHLEQKIDPSILGGLVLEFSQKVFDMSIKTRAQQMERLLREPISIADI